A stretch of the Corynebacterium maris DSM 45190 genome encodes the following:
- a CDS encoding metal ABC transporter permease gives MFILGTLLLAVVTALACALPGVFVVLRKKSMVVDGIGHAVFPGIVVGYLLTRDLNSPLLVLGAALAGLLVVLGADWLSKTRMIAGDAPLGLIFPALFAVGVILVSSRLTDLHLDTHVVLVGDLNLASFDRLVVGGVDLGPSYLYVMLSVLALNAVFLVAFYPQLQASTFDPGFARLLGVRTGALDTAFMFLVSVTVTAAFHAAGALLIIALVVTPAATAQIFAGRMGQLIAWTLAFAGLGAVLGFGLAYALDASTSAGMAVFYGLQFATVLTVDRMAGSRRRTAVPVG, from the coding sequence ATGTTTATCCTGGGAACCCTGCTCCTGGCCGTGGTCACCGCCCTCGCCTGCGCCCTGCCCGGCGTCTTCGTGGTACTGCGCAAGAAGTCCATGGTCGTCGACGGCATCGGCCACGCCGTCTTTCCCGGCATCGTCGTCGGCTATTTACTCACCCGCGATCTGAACTCCCCGCTGCTGGTCCTCGGCGCCGCGCTGGCCGGCCTGCTCGTCGTCCTCGGCGCCGATTGGTTGTCCAAGACCCGCATGATCGCGGGCGACGCTCCGCTGGGGTTGATTTTCCCGGCGCTGTTCGCCGTCGGCGTCATCCTCGTCTCCAGTCGGCTGACCGACCTCCACCTGGACACCCACGTGGTCCTGGTCGGGGACCTGAACCTCGCGTCCTTCGACCGGCTGGTCGTCGGCGGCGTCGATCTCGGCCCTTCCTACCTCTACGTGATGCTCTCGGTGCTGGCCCTCAACGCAGTTTTCCTCGTCGCGTTCTACCCGCAGCTGCAGGCCTCCACTTTCGACCCGGGGTTCGCCCGCCTGCTCGGGGTGCGCACCGGCGCGCTGGACACGGCCTTCATGTTCCTCGTCTCAGTCACCGTCACCGCCGCGTTCCACGCGGCCGGGGCCTTATTGATCATCGCCCTGGTGGTCACCCCGGCAGCCACCGCGCAGATCTTCGCGGGCCGCATGGGCCAGCTGATCGCCTGGACGCTGGCGTTCGCCGGGCTCGGCGCCGTGCTCGGCTTCGGACTCGCCTACGCCCTCGACGCCTCCACCTCCGCGGGCATGGCCGTGTTCTACGGCCTGCAGTTCGCGACGGTACTCACCGTCGACCGGATGGCGGGCAGCCGCAGGCGGACTGCGGTTCCGGTGGGATGA
- a CDS encoding metal ABC transporter permease translates to MELLTDHTYAMTLYGATAIGVVAGALGTFAYLRKQSMISDVISHSALPGVLVVFLLLTALGHSGRNLLGLMIGAVAVGTLAVYVTNLIPRISRVRLDAAMAVTLSSFFGLGMLLMQYISHNPIPDKGGVQDYLFGNASSITRADLLVSVVVGAITLAVVALFFKEFTLQSFDRRQAHVMGFNNTLIDALMFGSIAVATVIGLKSVGLVLMVAFIVTPPAIARQWTATAASMTVLSGLAGGVASAIGTWLSIAYGPMPTGPVIVVTLFVMLLGSLALSPRRRHAMAEA, encoded by the coding sequence ATGGAACTGCTGACCGACCACACCTACGCGATGACCCTGTACGGCGCGACGGCCATCGGCGTCGTCGCCGGCGCCCTGGGCACCTTCGCCTACCTGCGCAAGCAGTCGATGATTTCAGACGTGATCTCGCACTCCGCCCTTCCCGGGGTGCTCGTCGTTTTCCTCCTGCTCACCGCCTTGGGCCACAGCGGCCGCAATCTGCTGGGGCTGATGATCGGCGCCGTGGCGGTGGGCACGTTGGCCGTGTATGTGACCAACCTGATCCCGCGAATCTCCCGGGTCCGCCTCGACGCCGCCATGGCCGTGACGCTGTCCAGCTTTTTCGGCCTCGGCATGTTGCTGATGCAGTACATCTCCCACAACCCGATCCCCGACAAAGGCGGCGTCCAGGACTACCTCTTCGGCAACGCCTCCTCCATCACGCGGGCGGACCTGCTCGTCTCCGTCGTCGTGGGGGCGATCACGCTGGCGGTGGTGGCGCTGTTCTTCAAGGAATTCACGCTGCAGTCCTTCGACCGTCGACAGGCCCATGTCATGGGGTTCAACAACACGCTCATCGACGCGCTGATGTTCGGCTCCATCGCCGTCGCCACGGTCATCGGCCTCAAGTCCGTGGGCCTCGTGCTCATGGTCGCCTTCATCGTCACCCCGCCGGCCATCGCGCGCCAGTGGACCGCCACCGCGGCGTCGATGACGGTGCTGTCCGGCCTGGCCGGCGGGGTCGCCTCGGCGATCGGCACCTGGCTCTCGATCGCCTACGGCCCCATGCCGACGGGGCCGGTCATCGTCGTCACGCTCTTTGTGATGCTGCTGGGCTCCCTCGCCCTGTCCCCCCGACGTCGACACGCAATGGCGGAGGCATAG
- a CDS encoding metal ABC transporter ATP-binding protein: protein MTVNPTSPAAEVAGLTVDYRSHRALNNVSATVPAGRVTGVIGPNGSGKSTLLKAMLGLIPATGETTFFGLPLSRARNRVGYMPQSASVDWDFPATVRDVVTMGTYGSLGWFRRPGRTQRATADAAMAQTGVTDLADRQIGALSGGQRQRVFLARTLAQQPDLLMMDEPFAGIDAASESAILEALEQLPDVSIMIVHHNLATVRELCDDVIILKEGRLVAAGPVADALTEENLQAAYDIRVRA, encoded by the coding sequence ATGACCGTGAATCCCACTTCGCCCGCCGCCGAGGTCGCCGGCCTGACCGTCGACTACCGGTCCCACCGCGCGCTTAACAACGTCTCGGCCACCGTCCCCGCCGGCCGGGTCACCGGCGTCATCGGGCCCAACGGCTCCGGGAAATCCACTTTGCTGAAGGCAATGCTCGGCCTCATCCCGGCCACCGGGGAGACCACGTTCTTCGGCCTCCCCCTGTCGCGCGCCCGCAACCGCGTCGGCTACATGCCCCAGTCCGCGTCGGTGGACTGGGACTTTCCCGCCACCGTCCGCGACGTGGTCACCATGGGCACCTACGGCTCCCTGGGCTGGTTCCGCCGCCCCGGACGCACCCAGCGCGCCACCGCCGACGCGGCCATGGCCCAGACCGGGGTCACCGACCTGGCCGACCGCCAAATCGGCGCCCTCTCCGGCGGCCAGCGACAGCGCGTCTTCCTCGCCCGCACCCTCGCCCAGCAGCCGGACCTGCTGATGATGGACGAGCCCTTCGCCGGCATCGACGCCGCGAGCGAATCCGCCATCCTCGAGGCATTGGAGCAGTTACCGGACGTCTCCATCATGATCGTGCACCACAACCTCGCCACCGTACGAGAGCTGTGCGACGACGTGATCATCCTCAAAGAAGGCCGCCTCGTCGCCGCCGGGCCCGTCGCTGACGCCCTGACCGAAGAGAACCTCCAGGCCGCCTACGACATCCGGGTGCGTGCCTGA
- a CDS encoding glycine betaine ABC transporter substrate-binding protein, which yields MSESTEPIILGRINESFHQVAAAVVEEVLLRLGHQVQVHEGPHPEMYPKIASGEHHLFADAWLPGGHAVYWEQIKDSVVEIAELYDGGRFFWAVPGYVPEDVATSLEDLARPEVAERFTTRTVQGTGSYAGLTMMGNDLLQTYGLDALGWEQPSGDIHQVIDTVNRRYAAGDWFVTPLWQPMFLNEVHDLRPLADPRGAFPAPDRASLLAHGAAWERLPERTREVLGRINYSVDDVNQMDLFMNVDGMDVLPAVRAWADRHPEKIDAWLK from the coding sequence ATGTCCGAGTCCACCGAGCCCATCATCCTCGGCCGCATCAACGAGTCCTTCCACCAGGTGGCCGCCGCCGTCGTGGAGGAGGTGCTGCTGCGGCTGGGGCACCAGGTGCAGGTGCACGAGGGACCGCATCCGGAGATGTACCCGAAGATCGCCTCCGGGGAACACCACCTCTTCGCGGACGCCTGGCTGCCGGGCGGGCACGCCGTGTACTGGGAGCAGATCAAGGACAGCGTCGTCGAAATCGCCGAGCTATACGACGGCGGCCGGTTCTTCTGGGCGGTGCCCGGTTACGTTCCCGAGGACGTCGCCACCAGTCTGGAGGATCTGGCCCGGCCCGAGGTCGCCGAGCGGTTCACCACCCGCACCGTGCAGGGCACCGGCTCCTACGCCGGCCTGACCATGATGGGCAATGACCTGCTGCAGACCTACGGTCTGGATGCCCTCGGCTGGGAGCAGCCGTCCGGGGACATCCACCAAGTCATCGACACGGTCAACCGTCGCTACGCCGCGGGCGACTGGTTCGTCACCCCGCTGTGGCAGCCGATGTTTCTCAACGAGGTCCACGACCTGCGTCCATTGGCGGATCCGCGCGGCGCTTTCCCCGCCCCGGACCGCGCGTCCCTGCTGGCGCACGGCGCGGCCTGGGAGCGGCTGCCGGAACGCACCCGAGAGGTGCTCGGCCGCATCAACTACTCGGTGGACGACGTCAACCAGATGGACCTGTTCATGAACGTCGACGGGATGGACGTGCTGCCGGCGGTGCGGGCGTGGGCGGATCGCCACCCGGAAAAGATCGACGCCTGGCTGAAGTAA